A window of Burkholderia ubonensis contains these coding sequences:
- a CDS encoding response regulator transcription factor, with amino-acid sequence MKILLVEDNQQVAGFLKKGLLETGHVVDWADNGRDGMALAIGESYDAIVLDRMLPGGIDGLKIVAALRAAGSKVPVLILSALDEVDERIRGLKAGGDDYVVKPFSFGEVVARLEALARRSQDNGFDTALKLADLSIDLLSRKVTRAGKPIVLKPREFKLLEYLMRHAEQVVTRTMLLENIWEYHFDPQTNVIDVHVSKLRQKIDTGFDRSLLRTIRNAGYMLTAAD; translated from the coding sequence ATGAAAATCCTCTTGGTCGAAGACAATCAGCAGGTGGCGGGCTTTCTGAAGAAAGGCCTGCTCGAAACCGGCCACGTCGTCGATTGGGCCGACAACGGCCGCGACGGCATGGCGCTCGCGATCGGGGAATCCTACGACGCGATCGTGCTCGACCGCATGCTGCCCGGCGGTATCGACGGGCTCAAGATCGTCGCGGCGCTGCGCGCGGCGGGCAGCAAGGTACCCGTGCTGATCCTCAGCGCACTCGACGAAGTCGACGAACGGATTCGCGGGCTGAAGGCGGGCGGCGACGATTACGTCGTCAAGCCGTTTTCGTTCGGCGAAGTCGTCGCGCGGCTCGAAGCGCTCGCGCGGCGTTCGCAGGACAACGGCTTCGACACGGCGTTGAAGCTCGCCGATCTCAGCATCGATTTGCTGTCGCGCAAGGTGACGCGCGCCGGTAAGCCGATCGTCCTCAAGCCGCGCGAGTTCAAGCTGCTCGAATATCTGATGCGCCACGCGGAGCAGGTCGTCACCCGCACGATGCTGCTCGAAAACATCTGGGAATACCATTTCGATCCGCAAACGAACGTCATCGACGTGCACGTGAGCAAGCTGCGCCAGAAGATCGACACGGGCTTCGACCGCTCGCTGCTGCGGACCATCCGCAACGCGGGCTACATGCTCACTGCCGCCGACTGA
- a CDS encoding ATP-binding protein — MNTVMEQPARPQYRSTPEHSVIALGEFELNLGMRALYKAGREVPLGSRAFDILSVIVLAAGRIVSKDELMDTVWPGVFVEENNIHVHLSAVRKALGDHRQLIDTIPGRGYRLKVFDDPPAEPARDVPTERHAPHFRNADAMTAPRHRLPGRRTLLGRAAALDEIEGQFARSRVVTLTGPGGVGKTCLAIEHAHRTIATGASDVVFIDLEEAGSLAAVAQIEPAPSPPAGTLLVLDNAEHIVDEVADVVERLIGQWPGLRVLLTSRERLRIAPETVFRVEPLALPADESCRDGLMQSPAVGLFLERASRCGVRVDEHQLRLVAEICRRLDGLPLAIELAAERASVLGLEGVRQRLEERFLLLAGGYRTAQPRHRTLRAAFDWSFQRLTHNEQAVVLRIARFDHAFTLDSVYSVVCDDDVDRPTALDCIAQLVEKSILDVSFVGVTARYRLSESARTYALALGSGDEPCDVARQFARYPQ; from the coding sequence ATGAACACGGTGATGGAACAGCCGGCCAGGCCGCAGTATCGAAGCACCCCCGAGCATTCCGTCATCGCGCTGGGGGAATTCGAACTGAACCTCGGCATGCGTGCGCTGTACAAGGCGGGACGCGAAGTGCCGCTCGGCTCGCGCGCGTTCGACATTCTATCGGTGATCGTGCTGGCGGCCGGACGCATCGTGTCCAAGGACGAACTGATGGACACCGTATGGCCCGGTGTGTTCGTCGAAGAAAACAACATCCACGTGCATCTGAGCGCGGTCCGTAAAGCGCTCGGCGACCATCGTCAACTGATCGACACCATACCGGGGCGCGGCTATCGACTCAAGGTATTCGACGACCCGCCAGCCGAGCCGGCACGCGACGTACCGACCGAGCGGCATGCGCCGCACTTCCGCAATGCGGATGCAATGACCGCGCCGCGGCATCGATTGCCGGGCAGAAGAACGCTGCTCGGGCGCGCCGCGGCGCTCGACGAAATCGAGGGCCAGTTCGCGCGCAGCCGCGTGGTCACGCTGACGGGGCCGGGCGGCGTCGGCAAGACCTGCCTCGCCATCGAACATGCGCACCGCACGATCGCTACCGGCGCGTCGGACGTCGTCTTCATCGACCTCGAGGAAGCGGGATCGCTCGCGGCCGTCGCGCAGATCGAGCCGGCGCCCTCGCCGCCGGCCGGCACCCTGCTCGTACTGGACAATGCGGAGCACATCGTCGACGAGGTGGCGGACGTCGTGGAACGGCTGATCGGCCAATGGCCTGGCTTGCGCGTGCTGCTCACGAGCCGCGAGCGCCTTCGCATCGCGCCCGAGACCGTGTTCCGCGTCGAACCGCTCGCGCTGCCGGCAGACGAGTCGTGCCGCGACGGGCTGATGCAGTCGCCTGCCGTCGGGCTGTTCCTGGAGCGCGCAAGCCGATGCGGCGTGCGAGTCGACGAGCATCAGCTCAGGCTCGTCGCCGAAATCTGTCGCCGCCTCGACGGGCTGCCTCTCGCGATCGAACTCGCCGCCGAGCGTGCGTCCGTGCTGGGCCTCGAAGGGGTGCGCCAGCGTCTCGAAGAACGCTTTCTGCTGCTCGCAGGGGGTTATCGCACGGCGCAACCGCGACACCGAACCTTGCGCGCCGCATTTGACTGGAGTTTCCAGCGGCTCACGCACAACGAACAGGCCGTCGTTCTTCGCATCGCACGGTTCGACCATGCGTTCACGCTCGATTCCGTGTACTCCGTCGTTTGCGACGACGACGTCGACCGCCCGACCGCGCTCGACTGCATCGCGCAACTGGTCGAAAAGTCGATCCTCGATGTGAGCTTCGTCGGCGTCACGGCGCGCTACCGTCTCTCGGAATCGGCTCGCACGTACGCACTTGCGCTCGGATCGGGTGATGAACCGTGCGATGTCGCGAGGCAGTTCGCCCGTTACCCGCAGTGA
- a CDS encoding TfoX/Sxy family protein yields the protein MASHQGTVDFIVEQSALAGTVSARKMFGEYGIYCDGKMVALVCDDRLFVKPTPDGKAFLGACEQAPPYPSAKPHLVVAGERWDEREWLSRLIRITAAQLPMPVKRGR from the coding sequence ATGGCATCGCATCAGGGAACCGTCGATTTCATCGTCGAGCAGAGCGCATTGGCCGGCACGGTGTCGGCGCGGAAGATGTTCGGCGAATACGGCATCTATTGCGATGGAAAGATGGTGGCGCTCGTCTGCGACGACCGGCTGTTCGTCAAGCCGACGCCCGACGGCAAGGCCTTTCTCGGCGCATGCGAGCAGGCGCCGCCGTATCCGTCGGCGAAGCCGCATCTCGTGGTTGCGGGCGAGCGGTGGGACGAGCGCGAGTGGCTGTCCCGGCTGATCCGGATCACGGCTGCGCAGTTGCCGATGCCGGTGAAGCGCGGTCGATAG
- a CDS encoding MFS transporter, whose protein sequence is MAVHQANAGLPAQAQTVPLRAWSVLAASTLAFMVCFVVWMMFGVLGVQLRADLGLNSTEFGLLTSTPVLTGALMRLPLGTWTDRFGGRIVMTVLLVVCAVPVYVVSYATQLWQFLVIGLFLGCVGASFSVGTPYVARFFPPQRRGLAMGVFGAGTSGAAVNLFVTPLLLNAYGWRVVPRIYALALLVTAAIFWLASAPDPGAGKRGGSLLDSFKVLRDPRVWRLCQYYSIAFGGFTALSLWIPQYLKNEYGMSLVMASAFAAGFSLPGGVLRAIGGWLSDRYGAHAVTWWGLWVAWISLFLLSYPATDFVIHTIDGTAALKLSMPVAGFVALTFVLGAVFAFGMASTFKYVADDFPDNMGVVTGIVGLAGGLAGFLLPILFGMLLDFARVRTTCFMLLYGIVWVSLILIYLTEVRRTPVTG, encoded by the coding sequence ATGGCCGTTCACCAAGCTAATGCCGGTCTGCCCGCCCAGGCGCAGACCGTTCCGCTGCGCGCGTGGTCGGTGTTGGCCGCCAGTACGCTCGCGTTCATGGTGTGTTTCGTCGTATGGATGATGTTCGGCGTGCTCGGCGTGCAACTGCGCGCGGACCTCGGCCTGAACAGCACCGAGTTCGGGCTGCTCACGTCCACGCCGGTGCTGACCGGCGCGCTGATGCGTCTGCCGCTCGGCACCTGGACCGACCGCTTCGGCGGGCGCATCGTGATGACGGTGCTGCTCGTCGTGTGTGCGGTGCCCGTGTATGTGGTCAGCTATGCGACGCAGCTCTGGCAGTTTCTCGTGATCGGGCTGTTTCTCGGCTGCGTCGGCGCGTCGTTCTCGGTCGGCACGCCGTACGTCGCGCGCTTCTTCCCGCCGCAGCGGCGCGGTCTGGCGATGGGCGTGTTCGGCGCCGGCACCAGCGGCGCGGCGGTCAACCTGTTCGTCACGCCGCTGCTGCTCAATGCGTATGGCTGGCGCGTCGTGCCGCGCATCTATGCGCTCGCTCTGCTCGTCACCGCCGCGATCTTCTGGCTCGCGTCGGCGCCCGATCCGGGCGCGGGCAAGCGCGGCGGCTCGTTGCTCGATTCGTTCAAGGTGCTGCGCGATCCGCGCGTGTGGCGGCTGTGCCAGTACTACTCGATCGCGTTCGGCGGCTTCACCGCGCTGTCGCTGTGGATCCCGCAATACCTGAAGAACGAATACGGGATGTCGCTCGTGATGGCGTCCGCGTTCGCGGCCGGCTTCTCGCTGCCCGGCGGCGTGCTGCGCGCGATCGGCGGCTGGCTGTCGGACCGCTACGGCGCGCATGCGGTCACCTGGTGGGGGCTGTGGGTCGCGTGGATCAGCCTGTTCCTGCTGTCGTATCCGGCGACCGACTTCGTGATCCACACGATCGACGGCACCGCGGCGCTGAAGCTGTCGATGCCGGTGGCCGGCTTCGTCGCGCTGACCTTCGTGCTCGGTGCGGTGTTCGCGTTCGGCATGGCGTCGACCTTCAAGTACGTCGCCGACGATTTCCCGGACAACATGGGCGTCGTCACCGGCATCGTCGGGCTCGCCGGCGGCCTCGCGGGCTTCCTGCTGCCGATCCTGTTCGGCATGCTGCTCGACTTCGCGCGCGTGCGCACGACCTGCTTCATGTTGCTGTACGGGATCGTGTGGGTGTCGCTGATCCTCATTTATCTGACCGAGGTGCGGCGCACGCCCGTCACGGGCTGA
- a CDS encoding peptidylprolyl isomerase has translation MNDVLCEAATAPLAINGVAFDAAAIAAEAEHHGDARDPLDAARHALAVRELLRQRAVALALIDASAPLDDAAVDALLERELTHVPQPDRADCERYYSRHAARFRRGDIVYASHVLFAVTERVPLAPLRERAQAALADVLAAPDTFEAVARASSNCPSAQVGGNLGQLLRGDTVPEFEAALFDGDALGVLPKLVNTRFGFHIVRIERRVPGAAVPFDEAAGQIAEYLAQCVRQRAMRQYVAVLAGAARIEGVAFDGASGPLVQ, from the coding sequence ATGAACGACGTTCTCTGCGAAGCCGCGACCGCGCCGCTCGCCATCAACGGCGTCGCCTTCGACGCCGCCGCCATCGCGGCCGAAGCCGAACATCACGGCGATGCGCGCGATCCGCTCGATGCGGCGCGCCATGCGCTGGCCGTGCGCGAACTGCTGCGGCAGCGCGCGGTCGCGCTCGCGCTGATCGATGCGAGCGCACCGCTCGACGACGCGGCCGTCGACGCGCTGCTCGAGCGCGAGCTCACGCACGTGCCGCAGCCGGATCGCGCCGACTGCGAGCGCTATTACAGCCGGCATGCGGCGCGCTTCCGCCGCGGCGACATCGTGTACGCGAGCCACGTGCTGTTCGCGGTGACGGAGCGCGTGCCGCTCGCACCGCTGCGCGAGCGCGCGCAGGCCGCGCTCGCCGACGTGCTGGCCGCGCCCGATACGTTCGAAGCGGTCGCGCGCGCGTCGTCGAACTGCCCGTCGGCGCAGGTCGGCGGCAACCTCGGGCAACTGCTGCGCGGCGACACCGTGCCGGAGTTCGAGGCCGCGCTGTTCGACGGCGACGCACTCGGCGTGCTGCCGAAGCTCGTCAATACGCGCTTCGGCTTTCACATCGTGCGCATCGAGCGGCGCGTGCCGGGCGCCGCGGTGCCGTTCGACGAAGCCGCCGGCCAGATCGCCGAGTACCTCGCGCAATGCGTGCGTCAGCGCGCGATGCGGCAGTACGTGGCCGTACTCGCGGGCGCCGCGCGCATCGAAGGCGTCGCCTTCGACGGCGCGAGCGGTCCGCTCGTTCAATGA
- the narI gene encoding respiratory nitrate reductase subunit gamma, producing MNAYLHQFLFGIYPYICLAVLLVGSLIRFDREQYTWKSDSSQLLRHGMLRLGSNLFHWGVLVVVLGHFGGFLAPHWLVSPFMSASGHQLVAMVAGGAAGVAGIVGLTILIWRRLGDARIRGNSRTSDIVIVLMLWVQLALGLGTVVLSTRHMDGAMFEQLTDYVKGVVTFRPNVASLLVGVPLTYRLHILLGFTIFLVSPFTRMVHIWSGIASVAYLIRPYQLVRKR from the coding sequence ATGAACGCTTACTTGCATCAGTTCCTGTTCGGGATCTACCCGTACATCTGTCTCGCCGTGCTGCTGGTGGGCAGCCTGATCCGCTTCGACCGCGAGCAGTACACGTGGAAAAGCGATTCGTCCCAGCTGCTGCGGCACGGCATGCTGCGGCTCGGCAGCAACCTGTTCCATTGGGGCGTGCTCGTCGTCGTGCTCGGGCACTTCGGCGGGTTTCTCGCGCCGCACTGGCTGGTGTCGCCGTTCATGTCGGCGTCCGGGCATCAGCTCGTCGCGATGGTGGCGGGCGGCGCGGCCGGCGTCGCGGGGATCGTCGGGCTGACGATCCTGATCTGGCGGCGCCTCGGCGACGCGCGCATCCGCGGCAACAGCCGCACGTCCGACATCGTGATCGTGCTGATGCTGTGGGTGCAGCTCGCGCTCGGGCTCGGCACCGTCGTGCTTTCGACGCGTCACATGGACGGCGCGATGTTCGAGCAGCTGACCGACTACGTGAAGGGCGTCGTCACGTTCCGCCCGAACGTCGCGAGCCTGCTCGTCGGCGTGCCGCTCACGTACCGGCTTCACATCCTGCTCGGCTTCACGATCTTCCTCGTGTCGCCGTTCACGCGGATGGTTCACATCTGGAGCGGGATCGCTTCGGTTGCGTACCTGATCCGCCCATACCAGCTCGTGCGCAAGCGCTGA
- the narJ gene encoding nitrate reductase molybdenum cofactor assembly chaperone yields MSGAPDPTYAAFAALLDYPDDTLVDVLDSIDGHLRERAQLPKRARTGLERFFAYVRARDLLTLQENYVALFDRGRATSLHLFEHVHGESRDRGQAMVDLLQMYERHGLTLNPGELPDYLPVFLEYLSRLPAPDARTLLAETGDILTALAGQLARRGSHYSFVVGALLPLAGLAPVEPPAAADDDVAAVKPGADDYRALDASYADEAVRFVGAATPAEQTIQFHDKRPARSA; encoded by the coding sequence ATGAGCGGCGCACCCGATCCGACCTATGCGGCGTTCGCGGCGCTGCTCGACTATCCCGACGACACGCTCGTCGACGTGCTCGATTCGATCGACGGCCACCTGCGCGAGCGGGCGCAGCTGCCGAAGCGCGCGCGCACCGGCCTCGAGCGGTTTTTCGCGTACGTGCGTGCGCGCGACCTGCTCACGCTGCAGGAGAACTACGTCGCGCTGTTCGACCGCGGCCGCGCGACGTCGCTGCACCTGTTCGAGCACGTGCACGGTGAATCGCGCGACCGCGGGCAGGCGATGGTCGACCTTCTGCAGATGTACGAGCGCCACGGGCTGACGCTGAACCCCGGCGAGCTGCCCGATTATCTGCCCGTGTTCCTCGAATACCTGTCGCGCCTGCCCGCGCCCGACGCACGCACGCTGCTCGCCGAGACCGGCGACATCCTCACCGCGCTTGCCGGCCAGCTCGCGCGGCGCGGCAGCCATTACAGCTTCGTTGTCGGCGCGCTGCTGCCGCTCGCCGGCCTGGCGCCGGTCGAGCCGCCGGCCGCCGCGGACGACGACGTGGCGGCCGTGAAGCCCGGTGCGGACGACTACCGCGCGCTCGACGCGTCGTATGCGGATGAAGCCGTGCGCTTCGTCGGCGCGGCGACGCCGGCCGAGCAGACGATCCAGTTCCACGACAAGCGGCCCGCCCGCAGCGCGTGA
- the narH gene encoding nitrate reductase subunit beta — MKIRAQVAMVLNLDKCIGCHTCSVTCKNVWTSREGVEYAWFNNVETKPGIGYPKDWENQDRWRGGWQRRADGRIEPRQGGKWRLLAQIFANPHLPAIDEYYEPFTYDYAHLQEAGHARAMPVARPRSLISGQRLEKIEWGPNWEEILGGEFEKRAKDYNFEAVQKEIYGQFENTFMMYLPRLCEHCLNPACVASCPSGSVYKRDDDGIVLVDQDKCRGWRMCVSGCPYKKIYFNWQSGKAEKCVFCFPRIEAGQPTVCSETCVGRIRYLGVMLYDADRISEAASAESEQDLYEAQLSLFLDPNDPTVIAQAERDGVPAAWLDAARRSPAYKMAIDWKIAFPLHPEYRTLPMVWYVPPLSPINAAANSGELGMNGYLPDVESLRIPMRYLANLLTAGDEAPVKLALERLLAMRAFMRARHVDGVDARGVLDQVGLSLAQVEEMYRYLAIANYEDRFVIPTTHREYAENAYDLRASCGFSFGNGCSDGRSEGSLFSPKKGAKTIPINEVSR, encoded by the coding sequence ATGAAGATCCGCGCGCAAGTCGCGATGGTCCTGAACCTCGACAAGTGCATCGGCTGCCACACCTGCTCGGTGACCTGCAAGAACGTCTGGACGTCGCGCGAAGGCGTCGAATATGCGTGGTTCAACAACGTCGAAACCAAGCCCGGCATCGGCTATCCGAAGGACTGGGAGAACCAGGACCGCTGGCGCGGCGGCTGGCAGCGCCGCGCCGACGGCCGGATCGAGCCGCGTCAGGGCGGCAAGTGGCGGCTGCTCGCGCAGATCTTCGCGAACCCGCATCTGCCCGCGATCGACGAATACTACGAGCCGTTCACCTACGACTACGCGCATCTGCAGGAGGCCGGCCACGCGCGCGCGATGCCGGTGGCACGACCGCGCTCGCTGATCAGCGGCCAGCGCCTCGAGAAGATCGAGTGGGGGCCGAACTGGGAGGAGATTCTCGGCGGCGAGTTCGAGAAGCGCGCGAAGGACTACAACTTCGAGGCGGTCCAGAAGGAGATCTACGGGCAGTTCGAGAACACGTTCATGATGTACCTGCCGCGCCTGTGCGAGCACTGCCTGAATCCCGCGTGCGTCGCGTCGTGCCCGTCCGGCTCGGTGTACAAGCGCGACGACGACGGCATCGTCCTCGTCGACCAGGACAAGTGCCGCGGCTGGCGAATGTGCGTGTCCGGCTGCCCGTACAAGAAGATCTACTTCAACTGGCAGTCGGGCAAGGCGGAGAAATGCGTGTTCTGCTTTCCGCGCATCGAGGCCGGGCAGCCGACCGTCTGCTCCGAAACCTGCGTCGGCCGGATCCGCTATCTCGGCGTGATGCTGTACGACGCGGACCGGATCAGCGAGGCCGCCAGCGCCGAGAGCGAGCAGGACCTGTACGAGGCGCAACTGTCGCTGTTCCTCGATCCGAACGACCCGACGGTGATCGCGCAGGCCGAGCGCGACGGCGTGCCGGCCGCGTGGCTCGACGCCGCGCGCCGTTCGCCGGCCTACAAGATGGCGATCGACTGGAAGATCGCGTTTCCACTGCATCCCGAATACCGGACGCTGCCGATGGTCTGGTACGTGCCGCCGCTGTCGCCCATCAATGCTGCCGCGAACAGCGGCGAGCTCGGGATGAACGGCTACCTGCCCGACGTCGAATCGCTGCGCATCCCGATGCGCTATCTGGCGAACCTGCTGACGGCCGGCGACGAAGCGCCCGTGAAGCTCGCGCTCGAACGGCTGCTGGCGATGCGCGCGTTCATGCGCGCGCGCCACGTCGACGGCGTCGACGCGCGCGGCGTGCTCGACCAGGTCGGGCTGTCGCTCGCGCAGGTCGAGGAGATGTACCGCTATCTCGCGATCGCGAACTACGAGGACCGCTTCGTGATCCCGACCACGCATCGCGAGTACGCAGAGAACGCGTACGACCTGCGCGCCTCGTGCGGCTTCTCGTTCGGCAACGGCTGTTCGGACGGCCGCTCCGAGGGGAGCCTGTTCAGTCCGAAGAAAGGCGCGAAAACCATTCCGATCAACGAGGTATCGCGATGA